The Flavobacterium sp. HJ-32-4 genome contains a region encoding:
- a CDS encoding metallophosphoesterase has protein sequence MFRWLLLALLVLVAELFLFRAFPDKELSRYVLYPLQVVLFVIVLVEYYSYVGFSAILVSRQARIAYWIITAVVLLYVVGSILSFDRAVGQTRKSLIALSVLLLVYIPKMVIASIMLGQDVVREFLWLVGHFRRTAGEPVPLPGRRKFVGQIALALAALPFAGLLHGIFFGKYNFRVITQPVFFPDLPDAFDGFRIVQISDVHSGSFDNKEKIQYAIDLINEQKGDLMLFTGDIVNTFATEMDPWIDTFRNIKSFQYGKFSVLGNHDYGEYLDWPSQRAKDENFEAIKKLYGRIGFDLMLNEHRWIEKDGQRIALVGVENWGKHFKQAGDLKKASAGLEKDDFKVLMSHDPSHWEYEVKQHPGNFHLTLSGHTHGLQFGIEIPGVIRWSPAQYMYKQWAGLYENAGRYVYVNRGFGFHAYSGRTGIWPEITVIELKKGQRFS, from the coding sequence ATGTTCCGTTGGTTACTCTTGGCGCTGCTGGTTCTGGTAGCCGAATTATTCCTTTTCAGGGCCTTTCCCGATAAAGAACTTTCCCGTTACGTACTCTACCCGCTACAGGTCGTGCTGTTTGTGATCGTGCTGGTCGAGTATTATTCCTATGTAGGTTTTTCGGCAATTTTAGTAAGCCGTCAGGCGCGTATCGCGTATTGGATTATTACGGCGGTTGTGTTATTGTATGTCGTGGGGTCCATCCTGTCGTTTGACCGGGCCGTCGGACAAACCCGTAAGAGCCTGATCGCATTGAGTGTACTGTTGTTGGTCTACATCCCAAAAATGGTTATTGCATCGATCATGCTGGGCCAGGATGTGGTGCGCGAGTTCCTTTGGCTCGTCGGGCATTTCCGTCGTACGGCGGGTGAACCGGTGCCCCTGCCCGGTCGTCGGAAGTTCGTCGGACAGATCGCTCTTGCCCTGGCCGCGCTTCCGTTTGCGGGCCTCCTCCATGGTATTTTCTTTGGGAAGTACAATTTCCGTGTCATCACCCAACCGGTCTTCTTTCCCGACCTGCCGGATGCCTTTGACGGTTTCCGGATCGTACAGATTTCCGATGTCCACAGCGGGAGTTTCGACAATAAAGAGAAAATCCAGTATGCCATCGACCTCATAAACGAACAAAAAGGCGACCTGATGCTGTTTACCGGCGATATCGTCAACACCTTCGCAACGGAAATGGATCCGTGGATCGATACCTTCCGTAACATCAAGTCGTTTCAATACGGTAAGTTCTCCGTACTCGGGAACCATGATTATGGTGAATATCTCGACTGGCCGTCCCAGCGGGCCAAAGACGAGAACTTTGAGGCCATCAAGAAACTCTACGGGCGTATCGGTTTCGATTTGATGCTGAACGAACACCGCTGGATCGAAAAAGACGGGCAACGCATCGCACTCGTCGGTGTCGAAAACTGGGGCAAACACTTCAAGCAGGCGGGCGACCTCAAGAAAGCGTCTGCTGGTTTGGAGAAGGACGACTTTAAAGTATTGATGTCACACGATCCTTCACATTGGGAGTATGAAGTGAAGCAGCATCCAGGGAATTTTCATTTGACACTGTCGGGACACACCCACGGACTGCAGTTCGGCATCGAGATTCCGGGTGTAATACGATGGAGCCCTGCACAATACATGTACAAACAATGGGCAGGCCTTTACGAAAACGCAGGACGTTATGTGTATGTGAACCGCGGTTTCGGTTTCCATGCCTATTCGGGGCGTACGGGCATTTGGCCTGAAATTACGGTCATCGAGCTAAAAAAAGGGCAGAGATTTTCGTAA